The DNA segment GGCATCGGTTTGGCGATACCATATCCCTGGCCAAACCCAGCCCCAAGGCGGGCCGCGACTTCGGCAAGGACGGGGCTTTCGATACCCTCAACGACGACGTTTTGGCAAGCGTCGGTGGCGGTGAGGATGAGGGTTCCAAGGAGGTTGAGTACACGTGTGGGGTGTGTCTCCATCCTTGCCGTGAAGTGATGATCGATTTTGATCAGGGTGGCCGGAATCTCCACGAGCCGTAGCCAGTTGGAGTAACCAGATCCCATGTCGTCGATCGCGAGTTGGACGCCAAGCTCTAGGAGCTCACCGAGACGCACAGAGTCAGGCATGAGGTGCTGGCGGTCGGTTTCGAGGAGTTCAAGGACGAGTCGATGAGGAGGGAAATCCCACTTCATGAGCGTCGTAGCGAGCCACGAGGGGAGTTCGGGGTAGTTCAGTGTGGTGGCATCAACATTGATCGTGAGATCGATCAGTAATCCAGAGGCTCTCCACTCTCGATCAGCCGCCAAGAGGAGCTCGAGGCCCATCCGGAACAGGTGATAGCGTTCACCCGCACCGAGAATACTGAGAAATCTGTCGGGCTCTATGACGTTGCCATCGGGTTCTACCAGACGAGCGAGTCCTTCGACCTTGGCAAGCTGGTCTGTTTTGAGATCGACGATGGGCTGAACGAACATCCGCAAACCGCCAGACAGCAACAAGCCTCGATAGCCGACAGCCTGTTGTCTTGCTAGCACATTGTCCGGGGTTGCGATTCGATATAACAGGTTCTCCCATCGCTGCTTGACATTCTTGTTGAAGCGTTCCATCCACGCCGATGAAAACTGCCCTGGATACTGACCGGTCAACAGCAGGAGCGCAACGGGTCGACCTTCGACATTCTGAATGGGGATCGCAACTGCGGAACGGAGTGCGATACCCTCGTCCAAAGGCCAGGAACCGTAGATGGTGTCGTCGGCGATACGATCGGTTACCAGGATGCGCGCGTCACGCCAGGCCCGTGAGCACAGCATCTGACCATTGCGATGGTGAGGGTCGATAGCGACCCGTGCTCCAGGGCTGTTCATCTGCTCGGCGAGTCGTTGTCCTCCACGACCTGCGTACGCCTCGATCAAGAGGCTATCGCCACCGCCCTGGCGAGCGAGACCGATGGCGGCGATCCCGGGCAGCTGTCCGATCATGTCGAGCTCTGATTGGATGCTGTCGATCCATAGTCCGTCGACTCCTGGGAGTGGGTGGGCAAAAATACTAAAGTAGGTATCGGTTGTGGCGGACAACGCGCGTAACTGCGCAGCAATGTCATCGTCGACTCTGCGATTGATGACCCCAACAATGTCCTTGATCACACGAGGATTGATGGGCAAACGGCTGATCTGTTCGGTGAGTGCGCATCGATAGCTATTGACGGAGTCGACCAGGTCCGCAGCGAGTAGTCCAGCGAGGGCGTGGGCAGTACCAACCTGTTCTGCCTGGTGCTCGAGAGCGCGTTTCTCGAGCGTACCGTCGAGCAGCGATTCGAGATGAGCGGCCTGGTGGCGCTTGAGTGCGCGGTACTCACTCTCGCTCAAGTGAGCGAGGATGCTCGCACCCAGGGGCGATGCCTCCACCGCTCCATAGAAGGCCGCGACGGCATTGGTCACCAACTCCGGAGTCTTGGAGATGAGTTCTGCGAGCATGACTTCTGCCTCAACTCCATAGGCAGAGGGGGCTAGTGCGACTGGTTGGGGGCCTTCAGCTTCAATCTCAGGATCGGACGCGAGCCTCCACCAGCGGCTGCGATGACGTTTGCGTTGTTTGGCGATATACAGTGCGGCATCGGCTTCGCGCATCAGCGCATCAGGTTCGGTTGAGGTGTCAGGAAAAGTGGCGATACCAATGCTCATGTCCACCGTGACGTGATGGTCTTGGCCAAGCACAAAAGGGGTGACGACGGCTTCGTGTATGCGTTCTAGGACGATTTCGAGATCGTTCCTACCCTGGGAGGGGTCGAGTGCGTTCAGAATCACGAGAAACTCGTCTCCTCCCAACCTGATGATGGTGTCGCCTTCGCGGAGGAGGTGCCGGAGACGTTTTGCGATTCCGACGAGCAGTTCATCACCAGCATGATGTCCGAGACGGTCATTGACTGGCTTGAAGTCATCGAGGTCGATCACGCCAACCGCGAAATGGCGCCCCGTCTGTTGCGCTAGCACAATCGCGGCATCAAGGCTCGCATTGAGTACGCGACGATTGGGGAGACCGGTGAGGGCATCATGATCGGCGAGATAGCTCAACTCACTCTCACGCAACTTCTGGTCAACCATATTTCTCGCGATGGCCGAGATGTACTGAACGTGACCTGCCGTGTTTCGATGGACCATCAGCACCATCGAGAGGGGGACTTGTACTCCGTCAGGTCGTTTGATGCTGAGCTCACCCTCCCAACGTCCAAGCTCTGCAGCCCGTTGCACGGCGGTGCTAAAGTGCTCCTGTCCGACGGCGTCACCGATCAGTTCGAAGAAATGCCGCCCCTCCGCTGGTGTGTCAGCGCTCAACCCGACCAATTGTCGACCGCCGTTGTTGAGATAGATGAGTCTTCCGTTGCGGTCGGTAATGCCGACGCCGTCGGAGGTGTCGTCGAGGATGGCGAGCAGACGACGCTCTGCGTCGATCGCCGCTCGCTCGTCGGTGAGGTCGATCTCGACTACCACAACCCCAGAGATCGTGTGCAGATCGTCGACTAGGGGTGTGGCCGAGACATGCACCCAACGACTGACACCTGCGGCGGTCTTTTGGAGAATCTCCCAGTCCGGCAGCTCCTCATCCTCTGCGAGATGCCTGGATTGCTCAAGCAGTTGATCAAAGTGCGGATCCCCGAGGAGAATTGTTGGATGTGAGCCATCGATCTCCTCACGGCTCATGACAAATAAATCCGCCAACCCGTCGTTGAACCACTGAATGCGGCCGTCCAGGTCGACGATAAAGACAGCTTCTGAGATCTGCGCGAGCGCGGCCGCCAATCGATGGTTATATTGGTGCTCGCGAATCTTGGTGATGCCGGTGGCGAGGTCAGTGGCGAGACGTTCGAGGAGCAGTCGTTCCTCGTGATTGAGGATAGGTTTGCGTCCAAAATAGACGACCAGGATGGCGTCAAGTTCGCCTTGGCACCGGATGGGGAGTGCGTGGACGCCAACGAGTTGGTGGGTGTTTGCCGCGCGACGCCATGGTTCATAGTCCGGATTCCGTAGTGCATGATCGTCATAGGTAGCGGTGCCACTTCTCCAAGCACGGCCTACGGGTCCTTGGCCTGCTGGGCAATCCTGACGGACAGAGACCTGAACCTCACTGAGATAGGCGACATCACCACAGCTGGCGACCGGACGAACCGTGCCGTCACCGTCTGGACGCCCGATCCATGCGAGGCGTACGGGAGGCATCTGGCAGATGAGCTCACAGACCTTTTGGAGAAATTGGGCCTCATCAGGGCTGTCATTGATCAGCTGGCTCGCCTGCGCCAGGAGCTGTTGGAGCTGGTTGTTGCGTTGGAGATGGTGCCCATTGGCGCTGTGTTGCAGACGATAGCCAATGCCTGTGACGAGCATGATCGCTAACACAGTGACGATCACAAGTTCGGTGTCCATCGGTTTAGAGGAGCCTATGGTGGCGGGTTCGGCGGAGCGGGACGCTCCACTCGTCACCCTGGCAGCAGGTTCGCATGTTTTCTTATCGTACTACCATTGAGATACTTGATCGAGGCGAGAGGTAATCTTCGGTTTCATCTTGCGCACGAGTCAGGCTCGGTCGTTGAGCGCGCCAGCGGGAGACGAGAATCGGTGGTCGCCCTGAGATCTACGGTTGAGGTTCATGGGTGGCTCGACTGTGCCTCTCGTGGATCGGCGTGTTGGTTGGAGCGATGGGATATCCGCATCAACACTCCAAGAAGGATATAATTCGCCAAGAGCGATGATCCTCCGTAGGCTAGGAAAGGAAGGGTCATGCCGGTGAGCGGTAGTACGCGGATCACGCCAGCCAGGATGAAGAAGGTCTGGAGGGCGAGTATCACCGTCAACGTCATCGCCAGAAGGGAGCTGAATTCGCCGTTTGCTCGTAGGGCTATGCGGATTCCAGCGCCGGTCAGAAGGAGGAACGAGATGATGATCGCGCTGGTGCCAAGGAGGCCGAGTTCCTGGCCAAAGGCGGCAAAGATGAAGTCAGAGGTGGCTACTGGTACGGTAGGGTGGCTTAATCCGAGACCGGTCCCGCTGAGTCCGCCGATCCCAAAGGCGTATTGAGCCTGAATCAGCTGATAGCCGGTCGTTGCGGCGTATTTCCAGGGATCGAGCCAAACCGTGATCCGCTGGTGCACCTGTGGCAAGAGTGCACCGCCCACGACGAGTCCAAAGACGAAGGTGATGGCCCCAAAAAGGAGGTAGATTCGGTTACCCGTGCCGATCCACATGACCAGGACGAAGGTGACGAAGATGAGCAGCGCGAAGCCGACATCCTTCTCCGCCGCCATGATCGCGAGTGCAATACCG comes from the Ferrimicrobium sp. genome and includes:
- a CDS encoding FtsW/RodA/SpoVE family cell cycle protein, with amino-acid sequence MKTNEQVGVRTRGYERRRRELELVIVADLITIFAWVLGYFGLHPNGHITLAQPWLAIVVLAPLGAHVTNRYFASNADTILLPIAALLNGLGFVMIGVLDTQEAHLQAIWTLLSVLAYVGTIVLVRNPDSLDRYRYLLAIAGIGLLFSPIIPGIGEDIGGERLWVHFGSLSFQPVEIGKLLLAIFLSSLIVEKKDLLARLRGGGLRRFGPLALTFGIALAIMAAEKDVGFALLIFVTFVLVMWIGTGNRIYLLFGAITFVFGLVVGGALLPQVHQRITVWLDPWKYAATTGYQLIQAQYAFGIGGLSGTGLGLSHPTVPVATSDFIFAAFGQELGLLGTSAIIISFLLLTGAGIRIALRANGEFSSLLAMTLTVILALQTFFILAGVIRVLPLTGMTLPFLAYGGSSLLANYILLGVLMRISHRSNQHADPREAQSSHP
- a CDS encoding diguanylate cyclase domain-containing protein; translated protein: MDTELVIVTVLAIMLVTGIGYRLQHSANGHHLQRNNQLQQLLAQASQLINDSPDEAQFLQKVCELICQMPPVRLAWIGRPDGDGTVRPVASCGDVAYLSEVQVSVRQDCPAGQGPVGRAWRSGTATYDDHALRNPDYEPWRRAANTHQLVGVHALPIRCQGELDAILVVYFGRKPILNHEERLLLERLATDLATGITKIREHQYNHRLAAALAQISEAVFIVDLDGRIQWFNDGLADLFVMSREEIDGSHPTILLGDPHFDQLLEQSRHLAEDEELPDWEILQKTAAGVSRWVHVSATPLVDDLHTISGVVVVEIDLTDERAAIDAERRLLAILDDTSDGVGITDRNGRLIYLNNGGRQLVGLSADTPAEGRHFFELIGDAVGQEHFSTAVQRAAELGRWEGELSIKRPDGVQVPLSMVLMVHRNTAGHVQYISAIARNMVDQKLRESELSYLADHDALTGLPNRRVLNASLDAAIVLAQQTGRHFAVGVIDLDDFKPVNDRLGHHAGDELLVGIAKRLRHLLREGDTIIRLGGDEFLVILNALDPSQGRNDLEIVLERIHEAVVTPFVLGQDHHVTVDMSIGIATFPDTSTEPDALMREADAALYIAKQRKRHRSRWWRLASDPEIEAEGPQPVALAPSAYGVEAEVMLAELISKTPELVTNAVAAFYGAVEASPLGASILAHLSESEYRALKRHQAAHLESLLDGTLEKRALEHQAEQVGTAHALAGLLAADLVDSVNSYRCALTEQISRLPINPRVIKDIVGVINRRVDDDIAAQLRALSATTDTYFSIFAHPLPGVDGLWIDSIQSELDMIGQLPGIAAIGLARQGGGDSLLIEAYAGRGGQRLAEQMNSPGARVAIDPHHRNGQMLCSRAWRDARILVTDRIADDTIYGSWPLDEGIALRSAVAIPIQNVEGRPVALLLLTGQYPGQFSSAWMERFNKNVKQRWENLLYRIATPDNVLARQQAVGYRGLLLSGGLRMFVQPIVDLKTDQLAKVEGLARLVEPDGNVIEPDRFLSILGAGERYHLFRMGLELLLAADREWRASGLLIDLTINVDATTLNYPELPSWLATTLMKWDFPPHRLVLELLETDRQHLMPDSVRLGELLELGVQLAIDDMGSGYSNWLRLVEIPATLIKIDHHFTARMETHPTRVLNLLGTLILTATDACQNVVVEGIESPVLAEVAARLGAGFGQGYGIAKPMPTDQLISWSRSYHHEHSNHELRSLLGAMAYHWSFVHSPMHYNRGPLANCLLTSYFVAHDLDTSEGADLHRALHAHSTPPADLVNALTRWFERVCTPNSSDYNIAPRSTSSQSDDWAWII